The Polyangium mundeleinium genome contains the following window.
CAGTCCCTGCTCGACTTTTGCCTCGTGAATCCCGCCGAGATGGGCGCCGCGGCCACGGGCATCGTCGAGTATACCCACATCAAGATTTCCACCCTGCTCGCACAGAACATCCACGAGCGATTCTGGGGGGACCTCGACGCCCAACGCCATTACCGCCTGCACGCGGAGATCGACGCCGACCACGCCGTCTCCCTGTTCGCGCTTTGCGAGGAGGGCTGGAAAAATCCCGCGTCGGCGCGACGCATTGCCTATGCGATGGCCTACGGGGTCCACCTGTGGTGGTCGTTGTTCGATGCGATGTGCCCGGCCGAAATCCTCCCCCCGTCCGCGACCGACGGCATTCGCCCGCTGATCGACGGAGGCGGCGCCGGTGAGCCGCTCGCGCCCGCGTCCGGCGGCCGCAGACCCTGCAATTTGACCGTACGAATGCGTCACGACGGGGGCTCGTGGCAGGCCGGGCGGGCGACGTCCCTCGGGCCGTTTGGCCTGGTCCTCGGCGGGGTTCTCCCGCCGCCGCTCGACGCCGCGATCGAGGTATCGATCGACGGGCTTTTCAGCGCCCCGCTCCCGATCCCCGGGCGCGTGCGCTCCCCGGC
Protein-coding sequences here:
- a CDS encoding iron-containing redox enzyme family protein, giving the protein MSILLHRVSDVTLSEITAGASVLDGAEALSRVYDFGKHPYFSWMQAPATRIEDFRRSQAPYLHYVEHFSRALTAVLARVPAIDLRLATVYENVAEEHGHGEIESTHRGTFAGYLRAIGLREEEEARECPIRIAVAYQSLLDFCLVNPAEMGAAATGIVEYTHIKISTLLAQNIHERFWGDLDAQRHYRLHAEIDADHAVSLFALCEEGWKNPASARRIAYAMAYGVHLWWSLFDAMCPAEILPPSATDGIRPLIDGGGAGEPLAPASGGRRPCNLTVRMRHDGGSWQAGRATSLGPFGLVLGGVLPPPLDAAIEVSIDGLFSAPLPIPGRVRSPAGEQGGFCVEFVLDSDAQRAEVRNAVRALLVSERTMTHGSGDDSLHVV